A section of the Cryobacterium soli genome encodes:
- a CDS encoding alkyl/aryl-sulfatase — MGLDRVLTAAMEVVIMDDGGTRDGTTGSIPVHAGRAHAGDGTADDVAADRGFLGSIDPLVIRAADGRVVWEMDSLAFLAGEGSESVNDSLWRQSALTAKHGLYEVTEGIYQVRGFDLSNVTFVEGERGVIVIDPLISAETAAAALDLYRQYRGDRPVTAIVYTHAHVDHFGGVLGVAEPDSGIPVVAPEHFLDNAVSENVYAGTAMFRRGYYYDGHPLARSASGRVGIGLGPGASTGTIGLLVPTIEITQTGQEEVLDGVRIIFQLTPGTECPSEMNLYFPDHRALCMAENVTHTLHNLLTLRGAQVRDPRMWSRYIGEAIELFAHRSDVEFASHHWPTWGTREIIDFLGEQRDLYAYLHDQTVRLMNQGLTGIEIAEDFELPPSLATLWHTRGYYGSVNHNVKAIYQRYLGWYDGNPAHLWQHPPTAAARRYVEVMGGVAATLEHARRYLEAGDLRFAVELASHAVFADPGDGAARELLATGLERLGLGAENATWRNVYLTGANELRYGIGRNDISAGGLLSALTVTQLFDTLAIRVVGPRAWNESFAINWVITDTRDLYRLELSHGALVHYPMQKPRAADLNVRISRTRLAQAVASGSFSGVDMTGDTGVLSRLFALLDAPDPSFAVVTP, encoded by the coding sequence GGACGATGGCGGCACACGAGACGGCACGACCGGCAGCATCCCGGTTCATGCCGGCAGGGCACACGCGGGTGACGGCACGGCCGATGACGTGGCCGCGGACCGCGGTTTCCTGGGCAGCATCGACCCCCTGGTCATCCGCGCGGCGGACGGACGGGTGGTCTGGGAGATGGACAGCCTGGCGTTCCTGGCCGGCGAAGGGTCGGAGAGCGTCAACGACAGCCTGTGGCGCCAGAGTGCCCTCACCGCCAAACACGGCCTCTACGAGGTCACGGAGGGCATCTACCAGGTGCGGGGATTCGACCTGTCGAATGTGACCTTCGTCGAGGGCGAGCGCGGTGTGATCGTGATCGACCCCCTCATCTCGGCCGAGACCGCCGCAGCGGCGCTCGACCTGTACCGGCAGTACCGCGGCGACCGCCCGGTCACCGCCATCGTCTACACCCACGCGCACGTCGACCACTTCGGCGGTGTGCTCGGAGTGGCCGAGCCTGACTCCGGGATCCCCGTTGTCGCCCCTGAGCACTTCCTCGACAACGCCGTGTCTGAGAACGTCTACGCCGGCACGGCCATGTTCCGCCGCGGCTACTACTACGACGGCCATCCGCTGGCCCGCAGCGCGTCGGGCCGGGTGGGCATCGGCCTGGGGCCCGGGGCCTCAACGGGCACCATCGGACTGTTGGTGCCCACCATCGAGATCACGCAGACCGGTCAGGAGGAGGTGCTGGACGGGGTGCGCATCATCTTCCAACTCACCCCCGGCACCGAGTGCCCGTCGGAGATGAACCTCTACTTCCCCGATCACCGCGCGCTCTGCATGGCCGAGAACGTCACGCACACCCTGCACAATCTGCTCACCCTGCGCGGCGCCCAGGTGCGTGACCCGCGCATGTGGTCGCGGTATATCGGCGAGGCCATCGAACTGTTCGCCCACCGGTCGGATGTCGAGTTCGCCTCGCACCACTGGCCGACCTGGGGTACCAGGGAGATCATCGACTTCCTCGGCGAACAGCGTGACCTCTACGCGTACCTGCACGACCAGACCGTGCGGCTGATGAACCAGGGGCTCACCGGCATCGAGATCGCCGAGGACTTCGAGTTGCCGCCCAGCCTCGCCACGCTGTGGCACACGCGGGGGTACTACGGTTCGGTGAACCACAACGTCAAGGCGATCTACCAGCGCTACCTCGGTTGGTACGACGGCAATCCCGCCCACCTGTGGCAGCATCCGCCGACCGCCGCCGCCCGTCGTTACGTCGAGGTGATGGGCGGTGTGGCGGCCACGCTCGAGCACGCCCGTCGGTATCTCGAGGCCGGTGACCTGCGCTTCGCCGTGGAGCTGGCCAGCCACGCTGTTTTCGCCGACCCCGGCGACGGCGCGGCCCGGGAACTCCTGGCGACCGGACTTGAGCGGTTAGGCCTCGGCGCGGAGAACGCCACCTGGCGGAATGTCTACCTCACCGGCGCCAACGAGCTGCGGTACGGAATCGGCCGGAACGACATCAGCGCTGGCGGGCTGCTCAGCGCCCTCACCGTGACCCAACTCTTCGACACCCTCGCGATCCGGGTGGTCGGGCCACGAGCCTGGAACGAGAGCTTCGCCATCAACTGGGTGATCACCGACACCCGCGACCTGTATCGCCTTGAGCTGAGCCACGGGGCCCTGGTGCATTACCCGATGCAGAAACCCCGCGCCGCGGACCTCAACGTGCGCATCAGCCGCACCCGGCTTGCTCAGGCGGTGGCCAGCGGCTCGTTCAGCGGGGTCGACATGACGGGTGACACCGGGGTGCTGTCGCGGTTGTTCGCCCTGCTCGACGCCCCGGATCCCTCTTTCGCCGTCGTCACTCCGTAG
- a CDS encoding MoaD/ThiS family protein, producing the protein MQVQVRYYAAAKAATGVAEESRRLPAGATIGAFLDDLGSSSAAVFARCSFIVNGVATTDRARVLDDGDRLDVLPPFAGG; encoded by the coding sequence ATGCAGGTGCAGGTTCGGTACTACGCCGCCGCGAAGGCGGCCACCGGCGTGGCCGAGGAGAGCCGCCGGCTGCCGGCCGGGGCCACGATCGGTGCGTTCCTCGATGACCTGGGCAGCAGCTCTGCCGCGGTTTTCGCGCGCTGTTCCTTCATAGTGAACGGCGTGGCCACCACGGACCGGGCCAGGGTGCTCGACGATGGCGACCGGCTGGACGTGCTGCCGCCCTTCGCCGGCGGCTGA
- a CDS encoding dihydrofolate reductase family protein: protein MGRLVVQEFVTADGFAANSAGEFTAYELLEGGTAEFDRSQTEWLAGVEAMVLGATTYRMFAAYWPTPAAEGEVIAGPLNALRRHVFSRSLGHAPWGDLPAATLESGDAVDAIRRIKAEATGSVVLWGSLALSRAFFAAGEVDEVRLVVMPVVIGSGRGVFPADIDPTVLDLTSAQVFDTGLVELVYTLRPAPEW, encoded by the coding sequence ATGGGGCGACTTGTGGTGCAGGAGTTCGTGACCGCCGACGGGTTCGCGGCGAACTCCGCCGGTGAGTTCACGGCCTATGAGCTGCTCGAGGGCGGCACCGCCGAATTCGACCGCAGCCAGACGGAGTGGCTGGCCGGCGTGGAGGCCATGGTCCTCGGCGCCACCACCTATCGCATGTTCGCCGCCTATTGGCCCACGCCGGCGGCCGAGGGAGAGGTCATCGCCGGTCCGCTCAACGCACTCCGCCGCCACGTGTTCTCCCGCAGTCTCGGCCACGCGCCCTGGGGCGACCTGCCCGCCGCCACCCTCGAATCCGGGGATGCGGTCGACGCCATCCGCCGGATCAAGGCTGAAGCCACGGGCAGTGTCGTGCTGTGGGGGAGCCTCGCCCTCAGCCGGGCCTTCTTCGCCGCGGGCGAGGTCGACGAGGTGAGGCTCGTGGTGATGCCCGTCGTGATCGGCTCCGGCCGCGGGGTCTTCCCCGCCGACATCGACCCAACGGTGCTCGATCTCACGAGCGCCCAGGTGTTCGACACCGGCCTTGTCGAGCTGGTCTATACGCTGCGGCCCGCTCCGGAGTGGTGA
- the glp gene encoding gephyrin-like molybdotransferase Glp, protein MSARTIEQHREAVATLLAPLFQTRSVETLTLSSERLTGDPDGFRSRTLAAAVASPVSLPPFDNSQMDGYAVRSGDLTPASSGTPVTLGVADRIAAGDAGTPLRAGTAAPIMTGAPIPPGADAVVPIELADPPRFLSPATTPGTVSFAAPVAAGTFVRPAGSDVAAGDLLLPTGSHLGPAQLGVLAGTGVTEISVLRRIRVLLIATGHEIRAAGEQLAAGQIYDSNTVILTQALHDAGCTVVARPCPSDDAADLLALLTAAPEVDLIVTVGGVSAGAREVVRDALGPLGVEFLHVAMQPGGPQGLGEITRPSTADGDPAAHVPVVSFPGNPVSALISFEVFLRPLLRALAGLPRPERALLRAPLATAVESPAGKHQLRRGILRPDGTLELVGGPSSHLLHSYAAATVLVHLPVGLDRATAGEPVNYWSIDD, encoded by the coding sequence ATGAGCGCGCGCACGATCGAGCAGCACCGCGAGGCCGTGGCGACGCTTCTCGCACCGCTGTTCCAGACCCGGTCCGTGGAGACCCTCACCCTCTCGAGCGAGCGGCTCACCGGGGACCCCGACGGTTTTCGCTCGCGCACCCTCGCCGCCGCCGTGGCCTCACCGGTGTCGCTGCCGCCCTTCGACAACTCGCAGATGGACGGCTACGCCGTCCGGTCCGGCGATCTTACGCCGGCCTCCTCCGGCACCCCCGTCACGCTCGGTGTCGCCGACCGCATAGCGGCCGGAGACGCCGGTACCCCGCTGCGGGCCGGCACCGCCGCGCCCATCATGACGGGTGCGCCGATTCCGCCCGGCGCGGATGCGGTCGTGCCGATCGAACTGGCCGACCCGCCACGCTTCCTGTCTCCTGCGACGACACCCGGCACGGTGTCATTCGCTGCGCCCGTGGCCGCCGGCACCTTCGTGCGGCCCGCCGGGAGCGATGTGGCCGCCGGCGACCTGCTGCTGCCGACCGGCAGCCACCTCGGGCCCGCGCAGCTCGGTGTTCTCGCGGGCACCGGGGTGACCGAGATCAGCGTGCTCCGGCGCATCCGGGTGCTGCTCATCGCCACCGGCCACGAAATCCGCGCGGCCGGCGAGCAGCTCGCCGCCGGGCAGATCTACGATTCCAACACCGTGATCCTGACCCAGGCCCTGCACGATGCGGGCTGCACGGTGGTCGCGCGGCCCTGCCCGTCGGACGATGCCGCCGACCTTCTCGCGCTCCTGACGGCGGCGCCAGAGGTAGACCTGATCGTCACCGTGGGCGGTGTGAGCGCCGGCGCCCGCGAGGTGGTGCGCGACGCGCTCGGCCCGCTGGGCGTCGAGTTCCTGCACGTGGCCATGCAGCCCGGCGGCCCGCAGGGGCTCGGCGAGATCACCCGCCCGAGTACTGCGGACGGCGATCCCGCCGCCCACGTGCCCGTGGTCTCCTTCCCCGGCAACCCGGTGAGCGCCCTCATCTCGTTCGAGGTCTTCCTGCGCCCCCTGCTGCGCGCCCTGGCCGGCCTGCCCCGGCCCGAGCGGGCCCTGCTGCGCGCGCCGCTGGCGACCGCGGTGGAATCGCCGGCCGGCAAACACCAGCTGCGCCGCGGCATCCTGCGCCCGGACGGGACCCTCGAGCTGGTGGGCGGTCCGAGTTCGCATCTCCTACATTCCTACGCGGCAGCGACCGTGCTGGTGCACCTTCCCGTCGGGCTCGACAGGGCCACCGCGGGAGAGCCCGTGAACTATTGGAGTATCGATGATTGA
- the moaC gene encoding cyclic pyranopterin monophosphate synthase MoaC: MAAAASPAGETAPRLSHVRADGAALMVDVTDKPVTKRRATATATLITRPDVIDLVVAGTLPKGEALAVARVAGIMAAKQTSALIPLCHPLPISGATIDFEPGADRIVITATVKTTGVTGVEMEALTSVSVAALTLYDMIKAVDKHAVLTDIRVLAKSGGKSGDWSLE; the protein is encoded by the coding sequence ATGGCCGCGGCCGCGAGCCCGGCCGGCGAGACGGCGCCCCGGCTCAGCCACGTGCGCGCGGACGGCGCGGCCCTGATGGTGGATGTGACGGACAAGCCCGTCACCAAACGGCGTGCCACGGCCACGGCCACCCTCATCACCCGGCCCGATGTGATCGACCTCGTGGTGGCGGGCACCCTCCCCAAGGGTGAGGCTCTCGCCGTGGCCAGGGTGGCGGGCATCATGGCTGCCAAGCAGACCTCGGCGCTGATCCCGTTGTGCCATCCGCTGCCGATCTCGGGCGCGACCATCGACTTCGAGCCGGGTGCCGACAGAATCGTCATCACCGCGACGGTGAAGACCACCGGGGTCACCGGCGTGGAGATGGAGGCGCTGACCAGCGTGTCTGTCGCCGCCCTCACCCTCTACGACATGATCAAGGCCGTCGACAAGCACGCCGTCCTCACCGACATCCGGGTGTTGGCCAAGTCGGGCGGCAAGAGCGGCGACTGGAGCCTCGAATGA
- a CDS encoding MogA/MoaB family molybdenum cofactor biosynthesis protein, translated as MTPGTRPAPAGGSGGNSIVRRTAQVIVASTRAATGVYTDQTGPVIDAWLQDRGWLVLERAVVVDGEPVGDALAAAIEAGLDLIITTGGTGVSPTDRTPEQTLPLLDRELPGIMEELRRRGALSTPLAVLSRGHAGIARGRTVVINLPGSTGGVRDGLGVLADILDHLLDQVAGLDHDTRIIAAGAPPAAASSAKPAAPLTKDPHHDR; from the coding sequence ATGACCCCGGGCACCAGACCGGCGCCGGCCGGGGGTTCCGGAGGGAACTCCATCGTGCGGCGCACCGCGCAGGTGATCGTCGCGTCGACCCGGGCGGCGACGGGGGTGTACACCGATCAGACCGGTCCGGTCATCGACGCCTGGCTGCAGGACCGGGGCTGGCTGGTGCTCGAGCGCGCCGTCGTGGTGGACGGTGAACCCGTGGGCGACGCCCTGGCCGCCGCCATCGAGGCCGGCCTCGACCTCATCATCACAACGGGCGGCACCGGGGTGAGCCCCACCGACAGGACCCCAGAGCAGACACTGCCGCTGCTGGACCGGGAGCTTCCGGGGATCATGGAGGAACTGCGCCGCCGAGGCGCGCTCTCCACGCCGTTGGCCGTGCTGTCCCGCGGCCACGCCGGCATCGCCCGCGGCCGCACCGTGGTGATCAACCTGCCCGGCTCCACCGGCGGAGTGCGCGACGGCCTGGGCGTGCTCGCCGACATTCTCGACCACCTGCTGGACCAGGTCGCCGGGCTGGACCACGACACCCGAATCATCGCCGCCGGTGCACCGCCGGCAGCAGCATCCTCAGCGAAACCCGCAGCACCACTGACGAAGGACCCGCATCATGACCGCTGA
- a CDS encoding molybdenum cofactor biosynthesis protein MoaE translates to MTADTPDALAPGTVLFARVDDTPITVEECTDAVADKAAGAVVTFAGVVRNHDEDRGVTWLRYSAHPSAEAVLADVVRDVALSHPGCRIAAAHRVGDLGIGDIALACAVASAHRAAAFAACAALVDDIKNRVPIWKEQGFTDGSTEWVAALG, encoded by the coding sequence ATGACCGCTGACACCCCCGACGCCCTGGCTCCGGGAACCGTGCTGTTCGCCCGGGTGGACGACACCCCCATCACCGTGGAGGAATGCACGGACGCCGTGGCCGACAAGGCGGCCGGCGCCGTCGTCACCTTCGCGGGCGTGGTGCGCAACCACGACGAGGACCGCGGCGTCACCTGGTTGCGCTACAGCGCGCATCCGAGCGCCGAGGCCGTGCTCGCCGACGTGGTGCGGGACGTGGCCCTGTCCCACCCCGGCTGCCGGATCGCCGCCGCCCACCGCGTGGGCGACCTCGGCATCGGCGACATCGCGCTGGCCTGTGCGGTGGCCTCCGCACACCGCGCCGCAGCGTTCGCGGCCTGCGCGGCCCTGGTCGACGACATCAAGAACCGGGTGCCGATCTGGAAAGAACAGGGCTTCACCGACGGCAGCACCGAATGGGTCGCCGCGCTCGGCTGA
- a CDS encoding FAD binding domain-containing protein has translation MDLTTVATITPARTRSDLALLGASVVPLAGGSELFADPRIHLTGLVDLQTMGWPPLTVTHEGLEIAATCTLADLSRMPAEPGWTAHPVFHQACTALFGSFKVWNVATVGGNLCTSLPAGPMICLTAALDARVLIWHADGSDEWMPALDFVTGNTTNVLAPGDVLRSIHVPTAALAARTAYRKIALSPLGRSGAVLIGRLDADGAFVLTVTGGTVRPVQLRYPQPPDSAVLAADIAGIDAWFTDAHGAADWRRAMSGLLGEEIRQELAGPADLVRPAPATDTGIRTDAQIETGTDTDTPDGSRA, from the coding sequence ATGGACCTGACCACCGTTGCGACCATCACTCCGGCCCGCACCCGGTCGGACCTGGCCCTGCTGGGCGCGTCCGTCGTTCCGCTGGCAGGCGGCTCCGAGCTGTTCGCCGACCCGCGCATCCACCTCACCGGCCTCGTCGACCTGCAGACGATGGGCTGGCCGCCGCTCACCGTCACCCACGAGGGTCTGGAGATCGCCGCCACCTGCACGCTCGCCGACCTCTCCCGCATGCCCGCCGAGCCCGGCTGGACCGCCCACCCGGTCTTCCACCAGGCTTGCACTGCCCTGTTCGGGTCGTTCAAGGTCTGGAATGTCGCCACCGTCGGCGGGAACCTCTGCACCTCGCTGCCGGCCGGCCCGATGATCTGCCTCACCGCCGCGCTCGACGCCCGGGTGCTGATCTGGCACGCCGACGGCAGCGACGAGTGGATGCCCGCCCTCGACTTCGTCACGGGCAACACCACCAACGTGCTCGCTCCCGGCGACGTGCTGCGCTCGATCCACGTGCCGACCGCGGCGCTGGCCGCCCGCACCGCCTACCGCAAGATCGCGCTGTCGCCGCTCGGCCGCTCAGGGGCCGTGCTCATCGGCCGGCTCGACGCCGACGGCGCCTTCGTGCTCACCGTGACGGGCGGCACCGTGCGCCCGGTGCAATTGCGCTACCCGCAGCCGCCCGACTCGGCCGTGCTCGCCGCAGACATCGCAGGCATCGACGCCTGGTTCACGGATGCCCACGGCGCCGCCGACTGGCGCCGCGCCATGAGCGGTCTGCTGGGTGAGGAGATCCGGCAGGAGCTCGCCGGTCCGGCCGACCTCGTCCGGCCCGCCCCGGCCACGGACACCGGCATCCGCACCGACGCCCAGATCGAGACCGGCACAGACACAGACACCCCGGACGGGAGCCGCGCATGA
- a CDS encoding molybdopterin-dependent oxidoreductase, which translates to MKLSVNGVPLDAPAAAGQVLRTYLREQEHFEVKKGCDTGDCGACSVLVDGTPVHSCIYPAYRAEGREVTTATGIGGPDDLAPIQQRFIDAAGFQCGFCTPGMVVTASTIQDHQLHDLPRLLKGNLCRCTGYRAIDDAIRDRHTPASESCDHDHAADVAGPTAAPVTGLGPVRTTKPRTPRTSATDGKVGGSLRAPAAARVVSGQEPYTLDVAVPGLLHLSVLRSPHAHARVLSIDDTAARALPGVHAVLSHADDPGTLYSSARHESRLDDPDDSLVFDTVMRHRGQRVAAVVADSVAIAEHACRLLVVQYEVLPAVFDPADALSPGAPLVHGDKDAVTSRVADPGRNLVAELHGEYGDVAAGLAAADTVVTGTWQTQRVAHTQLETHATIGWLEENRLVLRTSSQVPFLVQKEISRIFDLDLEAVRVFTARVGGGFGGKQEILTEDVVTLAVLKTKRPVQYEFTRTDELAASPARHPMRVGVTLGATSDGRLTALAIDVLSDTGSYGNHAPGVMFHGTSESVALYNVPNKRVDAQAVYTNNPPSGAFRGYGLGQVIYGIESALDELARALGINPFDLRRINSVRPGDPLVVTHEEGDDIGFASYGLDQCLDLAQAALARGNGVAAPTGASWRVGEGMASSMIATTPPRGHYSQAAITLGADARYVVRVGTAEFGNGTTTVHTQIAATVLNTAPDRIEIRQSDTDAAGYDTGAFGSAGVVVAGKAVHGAATTLAARLRGLAAERTGTPAASFVLEADGLRSGDVFVPLTELAGPDGLTAIGREDGARRSLAFNVHAFRVAVNTDTGEVRMLQSIQTADAGFVMNPEQCRGQIEGGVAQAIGTALFEELILDGAGTVTTRVLRNYHVPQLADLPVTEVYFADTADDLGPYGAKSMSESPYNPVAPALANAVRDAIGIRAYELPMSRDRVWRLVNRAALQAPALQE; encoded by the coding sequence ATGAAGCTCAGCGTGAACGGCGTCCCGCTGGATGCCCCGGCCGCGGCCGGCCAGGTGTTGCGCACCTACCTGCGCGAGCAGGAGCACTTCGAGGTCAAGAAGGGCTGCGACACAGGCGACTGCGGCGCCTGCTCGGTGCTCGTCGACGGCACCCCGGTGCACTCGTGCATCTACCCGGCCTACCGGGCCGAAGGCCGGGAGGTCACCACGGCCACGGGCATCGGCGGCCCCGACGACCTCGCACCGATCCAGCAGCGCTTCATCGACGCCGCCGGCTTCCAGTGCGGCTTCTGCACGCCGGGCATGGTCGTGACAGCCTCCACCATCCAGGACCACCAGCTGCACGACCTGCCCCGCCTGCTCAAGGGCAACCTGTGCCGCTGCACGGGCTACCGGGCCATCGACGACGCCATCCGCGACCGCCACACGCCGGCCTCCGAAAGCTGCGACCACGACCACGCCGCGGATGTCGCCGGCCCGACGGCCGCGCCGGTCACCGGCCTCGGCCCGGTGCGCACCACCAAGCCCCGCACCCCCCGCACCTCCGCCACCGACGGCAAGGTCGGCGGCTCCCTGCGCGCGCCGGCCGCCGCCCGGGTCGTGAGCGGCCAGGAGCCGTACACGCTCGACGTGGCCGTGCCCGGCCTGCTGCACCTCAGCGTGTTGCGCAGCCCCCACGCGCACGCCAGGGTGCTCTCCATCGACGACACCGCCGCCCGGGCCCTGCCCGGCGTGCACGCCGTGCTCAGCCACGCCGACGACCCCGGCACCCTCTACTCCTCTGCCCGGCACGAGAGCCGGCTCGACGACCCCGACGACAGTCTGGTCTTCGACACCGTCATGCGGCACCGCGGTCAGCGCGTCGCGGCCGTGGTCGCCGACTCGGTGGCTATCGCCGAGCACGCCTGCCGGCTGCTCGTGGTGCAGTACGAGGTGCTGCCGGCGGTCTTCGACCCGGCCGATGCCCTCTCCCCCGGCGCCCCGCTCGTGCACGGCGACAAGGATGCCGTAACCAGCCGGGTCGCCGACCCCGGCCGCAACCTGGTGGCCGAGCTGCACGGCGAGTACGGCGACGTCGCCGCGGGCCTCGCCGCCGCCGACACCGTGGTCACCGGCACCTGGCAGACCCAGCGCGTGGCCCACACCCAGCTCGAGACGCACGCCACGATCGGCTGGCTGGAGGAGAACCGGCTCGTGCTGCGCACCAGCTCCCAGGTGCCGTTTTTGGTGCAGAAGGAGATCAGCCGCATCTTCGACCTCGACCTCGAGGCCGTGCGGGTGTTCACCGCACGCGTCGGCGGCGGGTTCGGCGGCAAGCAGGAGATCCTCACCGAGGACGTGGTGACCCTCGCGGTGCTGAAGACCAAACGTCCGGTGCAGTACGAGTTCACCCGCACCGACGAACTCGCCGCCTCACCCGCCCGCCACCCCATGCGGGTCGGCGTCACCCTGGGCGCCACCAGCGACGGCCGGCTCACCGCCCTGGCCATCGATGTGCTCTCCGACACCGGCTCGTACGGCAATCATGCTCCCGGCGTCATGTTCCACGGCACCAGCGAATCCGTCGCGCTCTACAACGTGCCCAACAAGCGGGTGGATGCCCAGGCCGTCTACACGAACAACCCTCCGTCGGGCGCCTTCCGCGGCTACGGTCTCGGCCAGGTGATCTACGGCATCGAGAGCGCGCTCGACGAACTCGCCCGCGCGCTGGGCATCAACCCGTTCGACCTGCGCCGGATCAACTCGGTGCGACCCGGCGACCCGCTCGTGGTGACCCACGAGGAAGGAGACGACATCGGCTTCGCCAGCTACGGCCTCGACCAGTGCCTCGATCTGGCCCAGGCCGCTCTGGCCCGCGGCAACGGTGTGGCGGCGCCCACCGGCGCCTCCTGGCGGGTGGGTGAGGGCATGGCCTCCTCCATGATCGCCACGACTCCCCCGCGCGGGCATTACTCCCAGGCTGCCATCACGCTGGGCGCCGACGCGCGCTACGTCGTGCGGGTGGGTACCGCCGAATTCGGCAACGGCACCACCACCGTGCACACCCAGATCGCCGCGACCGTGCTGAACACCGCTCCGGACCGGATCGAGATCCGGCAGTCCGATACGGACGCCGCGGGCTACGACACCGGAGCGTTCGGCTCGGCCGGCGTGGTCGTGGCCGGCAAGGCCGTGCACGGCGCCGCGACCACCCTGGCCGCCCGGCTGCGCGGCTTGGCCGCCGAGCGCACCGGCACCCCCGCGGCGTCCTTCGTGCTCGAGGCCGACGGCCTCCGCTCCGGCGACGTGTTCGTGCCCCTGACCGAGCTGGCCGGCCCCGACGGTCTCACGGCCATCGGCCGGGAGGACGGCGCCCGCCGGTCGCTCGCGTTCAATGTGCACGCCTTCAGGGTGGCCGTGAACACCGACACCGGCGAGGTACGGATGCTGCAGTCGATCCAGACCGCCGATGCCGGCTTCGTGATGAACCCGGAGCAGTGCCGCGGCCAGATCGAGGGCGGGGTGGCCCAAGCCATCGGCACCGCGCTCTTCGAGGAACTCATCCTCGACGGCGCCGGCACCGTGACCACCCGGGTGCTGCGCAACTACCACGTGCCGCAGCTGGCCGACCTGCCCGTGACCGAGGTGTACTTCGCCGACACGGCCGACGACCTGGGGCCCTACGGCGCCAAGTCGATGAGCGAATCGCCCTACAACCCGGTGGCGCCAGCCCTGGCCAACGCTGTGCGCGACGCCATCGGGATTCGTGCGTACGAACTCCCGATGTCGCGCGACAGGGTGTGGCGTCTGGTGAACCGCGCCGCCCTCCAGGCCCCGGCCCTGCAGGAATAG
- a CDS encoding DUF7144 family membrane protein produces MTNTRQATGTTTGAATAQSYSADTEVSGWTGWIVFAGVMMLMMGAFHVIQGLVALFQDTYYLVASEGLVVQVDYTTWGWVHTILGAVVILAGVALLAGQMWARIVAIILAFASALVNIAFLGAYPLWSITMIAIDVLVIWAVSVHGKEMKAVSAGPSRATSDVE; encoded by the coding sequence ATGACCAACACACGACAGGCAACCGGCACCACGACCGGCGCCGCCACCGCCCAGAGCTACAGCGCCGACACCGAGGTGTCGGGTTGGACCGGCTGGATCGTCTTCGCCGGCGTCATGATGCTGATGATGGGTGCCTTCCACGTCATCCAGGGTCTGGTTGCCCTGTTCCAGGACACCTATTACCTCGTCGCCAGCGAGGGGCTGGTGGTGCAGGTCGACTACACGACGTGGGGATGGGTCCACACCATCCTCGGAGCCGTCGTGATCCTCGCCGGCGTGGCCTTGCTGGCCGGGCAGATGTGGGCGCGCATCGTCGCCATCATCCTCGCCTTCGCCAGCGCCCTGGTGAACATCGCGTTCCTGGGCGCCTACCCGCTCTGGTCGATCACCATGATCGCCATCGACGTTCTGGTGATCTGGGCGGTCTCGGTGCACGGCAAGGAGATGAAGGCGGTCTCGGCGGGCCCCAGCCGCGCGACCTCCGACGTGGAGTGA